The DNA window TGGTTCGAAACCCGAAAAATTCCAAATAAGCGGGGATCTGTTCAAACAGCATGTCGGTGCCGATCTGGAATTCGCAACCGCGCGCTCGTGCTCCGGCAAGGAAGGGCGTAATCTCTTGCTTCATCACCACTTCACCGACGAATGTTGACGGTGCAATGCGTGTTACGTCCATCGGCAGCGGGTCGCCGGCTTTCATACCGAGTGGCGTAGCGTTGACGACGACATCGTAACCGGCTGGGTCGATCGAGCCGACCGTAACTTTCAGGTTCGGATAGTTGGCGCGCAAACGTTCGGCGAGACCGTTCATCATCGGCGCAAATGCATCGAACAATGCAAGCTCCGCCACGCCGGCCTTGGCGAACGACGCCGAAATGGCGGAACCCACACCGCCGTTGCCCGCCACGAGCACGCGGGCCCCGGTCAATACGCGGCCCTTACGCTGGATGCCGCGCACGAAGCCCTCGCCATCGAACATGTCGCCAACGAGCGTACCGCCAACTCCGAGGCGGACCGCGTTGCACGCACCCGCGACCTTTGCGGAGATCGACACCTCGTCCAGGAGCGCGATTGTCGCAACCTTGTGAGGCATGGTCACCAGCGCGCCGTGGATGTTGGAAAGCTTGAATACCAGCTTGAGAAATGCTGGATATTCTTCAGGCTTACAACCCATCGGAACGACGATCGAGTCGATGCCGTATTTCTCGAAGTAGGGATTGTAGATCATTGGCGCCTTGAAGGACTCGGTCGGATAGCCCAGGTGGACGATGAGTTTCGTTTTGCCGCTTATCATGGCCAGAATCCTCACTCTAATGCGCGATCCGCATCAGCCGCCTTTGGTCGCAGTTTCGTCAATCAGGCGAGAAAGTCGCTGCAGGGCCAACGTATAGCCTTGGGTGCCGAACCCCGCGATGACGCCGTCGGCACGGCTCGAAACATAAGAATGATGTCGGAAAGCCTCCCGCTTGTGGACATTCGAAATGTGAATTTCGAGCACCGGACCATCGAACGCGTTCAGCGCGTCGAGGATGGCGACCGACGTATGTGTGAACGCTGCGGGATTGATCACAATGCCAGCGGCGGTCTCACGCGCCTCGTGTATCCAATCGATGATTTCATATTCCCGATTGCTCTGGTGGAACTTTAATTCCAGATTACTCTCCGTAGCAACACGCCTGCATGCAATCTCCACGTCGGCGAGCGTTTCGTGCCCGTAGATGGCGGGTTGTCGTTTGCCGAGCAAATTGAGGTTCGGTCCGTTGATGATGTAAACAACTCGTTTCATACCCGAATCCTTGGACATAGGCGGCTAAGATCGATCGAGGAGGGTGATTGGAATTTCCCGCAGAATGCCAGCAAGAACCCTCCACGCCGCCGGATTGACGTATAGCAAAGCGCGCGACCCTGGCACGATGTTCACGCGCTGATCTGGCGCAACGGACGCTCGCCGTGCGCTCTCGATGACGTGCAGGCGCACGCCGGTCGGTGCCGCGGGCATGGGATCAGAAAGACCCAACGCGATCACATCCGACACATACTCACGTTCGACCTCGGCGACGCGGAGAGCAGACCGCAACCCGGTGTCGAAGGCAATCATGATGGTCTTTCGCCCGATGCGGAGAGCCGCACCGCGCGAGGCCACGGTGAGCGGATTGTCCAGTGACCGGTCGTTGATGTTTATTAGAATGTTAGACTTCGCCGGACGATAGCCGATGGCGTGTAGCCACATCGAGAGTGGCGCTAGTGTTACGTCGCCGCCGAGATGTCCCGGCACGAGCACTACGGGTTTCCCATCCCCGTAAGGAACATTCTGGCCGCGATAAACTGCGTCCGAAGAATTGAGAAGGACCTCAACGGCAGCTTCCAACGAGTCATACGGCCAGAACAGCGGGAGGCCAAATGTGCGGAGTGTCTCATCAATAAAGCCAGCCGCGGGCCCTAATATCGTCGACACGGACGCCTGGTGCGGTACGCGCTTCTTCAGGCGGTTGAGATCATCCGGCATAGCTGTCCCCCGCATTCGCCGCCGCCTGTGTTTGTTCAAGGAAGTTTCCGATCAATGCCACGCATTGCCCAGTTGATTCCCAGATTACGCGATGGGCAAAGCCCGGCAGGATTGCGAGTTGCGCATCGGGAATCAACTCCGCCAGCACCTCGGAATTGTGGGCCGGAATCAATACATCACCATCGCCAGTCATGATCAGGGTCGGCGAGCGCACGGACGAAAGCGCCTCTGACGTGTCGAAATCCACGAAAGCCTGGAATTGCAGATCTGCCGCGTGAAGAGGAGTTGGAGTTTCGAGCTCCCGCTGCATCTGCCGCTCAACCTTGTCGATGTTGGTGGCAAGGTACTTGGGCTCGTAAGTTACGGTCCAGATACGCCGGGCCGCGGCCGCAGGATCGAGCCCATCGAGATCGTGCATGATGTTGATGACCGTTGATCGCGCATAGATGGCCCGTCGACCGCCGCAGAGCGTCGCGCAGAGCACAAGGGACAACACCCGCTCGGGATAGCGGCATACCAGTTCCTGCGCGATTGCCCCGCCCATCGAATAGCCAAGAACATTGGCGCGTGCAATTTCCAAATGATCCATAAGGCCGCACACATCCTTGGCCATGTTGGAGAGCTCATACCCGAATAAAGGTTTGTCGCTGAGACCTGTGCCGCGATTATCGAAAAGCACGACTGTAAAGCGCTCCGCCAGCGCGTCGATGAAGTCGAGCGGCCACGCGCGCGAGTTAAGACGATAGCCCATGACGAGGATAAGGGGTGGACCGGAGCCACGGATATCGAAAGCGATCTTAATGCCGTTAACCTCGGCGTCGCACATCGTCATCGGGCGACCAGCCAGTGGGATCTGTTCCTGCAGCTTGTCTGCACGATCGGACTTGCGCCTCTCTTTCATAGTGAGCCTGCTTGTTCTCGAAGCATGAACTTTTGGATCTTCCCGGTCGAGGTCTTGGGCAGCGGCCCGTAGACGAGGGTTTTTGGTACTTTGAAGCGCGCCATGCGTGCCCGGCAAAAGGCGATGACCTCCTTGTCATCGGGCTGCGTGGCGCCGGGCTTGAGTTCGAGGAAAGCGCAGGGTGTCTCTCCCCATGTCGGGTCGGGACGGGCGACGACAGCCGCCAGCATGACAGCTGGGTGCTGCGTGAGGACTTCTTCCACCTCAAGACTAGAAATATTCTCGCCGCCTGAGATGATGATATCCTTGGAGCGATCCTTGATCTCGATTGCCCCATCCGGATGCCAAACGGCAAGGTCACCTGAGAGGCACCAGTTTCCGACGAGCGTTTTCGCCGTTGCGGGCTCGTTCTTGAGGTAACCTTTCATGACAGTATTGCTGCGTACCATGATCTCGCCGACGGTCGTGCCATCGCGCGGCACCGGGATCATTGTCTTGGGGTCAGTGACCGTGACCGCTTCGACCATAGGATAGGCGACGCCTTGGCGTGCCATCTTGGCAAAGCGTTCGTCGGCCGGCAGTGCGTTCCATTCCGGCAGGAAGACGCTGGAGGTCGCGGGTCCGTAGGTTTCCGTAGCCCCGTAGAGATGCGTGACTCGAAAGCCGAGAGCTTCCATGGACCGGAAGACGGCAGAGGGGGGCGCCGCGCCGCCGGTCGCAACAGTGACCGTGTGATCGAACGGCACGCGCTGGTCGGCGGGAGCATGAGCCAGCATATTGAGTACGATCGGCGCACCGCAGAGATGCGTGACCCGATGATGGGCAATCAGCCGGAAGATTGCTGCCGGCTCCACCTTGCGAAGGCATACCTGTGTCCCGCCGGCGGCGACGACGGCCCACGGATAGGACCAACCCGAACAATGGAACATCGGCAACGTCCAAAGATAGATGCTGTCGAAACCAAGTCCAAAGCTGAAGCCGTTACCAAGCGCCGAGAGATAGGCGCCTCGGTGGCTGTAGACGACGCCTTTCGGATCTCCCGTGGTGCCGGAGGTATAGAGCAGGCAAAGCGACTGCCACTCGTCCGCGATTCCTGGCCAAGGGAACGCTGGATCGGCGCCAGTAAGAAGCGCTTCATAGTTGCGCGGGCCCAACGGCGCCGCCGAAGATTCGGAAGCATCGATGTCGATGACGACTATCTCATGATCGACCTGCTCCAACGCTTGCCGCACCAGCGGCGCATAGTCCCCATCGACGATCAGAACCTTGGCGCCCCCATGCGCGAGCGAAAAGGCGATATTTGCTGCATCCAGCCGCGTGTTGAGCGGATTGAGTACAGCACCGAGCATCGGCACGGCAAAATGCGCCTCGATCATTTCAGGAATGTTTGAAGCGATGATTGCCACGGTATCAAGCCGACCGACCCCAAGCGCCGCCAGCGCGGAGGCGAGACGCACGCAGCGATCAAGCAGTTGCGCATAAGTATAGCTGCGCGGACCATCGATCACCGCGATCTTTTCTGCGAACGCGCTTGCGGCGCGGTTGAGAAAGCTCACGGGGGACAGCGGCACGTAGTTGGCCGGATGTGGGTCGAGGCCTGCCTCGAATGCGTGCACGTCTTTCAACATCATCGGTGTTCCCCAATCATGTTCTGCGCCGACGGGCGCTCCTCTGCGGCAAGATCTCGTAGGTCTAGAATTGCATCGTCGACACTCATAGGCTTGAGACCAGGTGACCGCCGTCGACGACGATCACGCTGCCGGTCATGTAAGAGCCAGCTTCCGAAGCAAGTAGGAGAAGGGGTCCTTCGAGCTCTCTCAATTCGCCGAGCCGTCTTTGCGGGACCCGCTTGATGAGCGCCTGACCGGCATCACCCCTGAAGAAATCATCGTTGAGCTCGGTCTCGAAATATCCCGGCGCAAGCGCGTTAACACGAATGCCAAACCGGGCCCATTCAAGCGCCAGCGCCTTGGTCATTTGCACGACGCCAGCCTTCGAAATCGCATAGGGTGCGACCGAGCTCGCAACCCGGACGCCGAGGATCGAGGCGATATTGACGATGGAGCCTTTCAGCTTGTGCGCGACCATTCGCCGCCCCGCGGCCTGCGCTACCAGCCAAACGCCCTTCAGGTTGGTGTCGACAACTTTGTCCCAATCTGACTCGTCCTGATCAAATGCCGGGCGTGTTGCCGTCACGCCGGCATTGTTGACGACGATTTCGATCGGACCGAAGCGCGCTTCTGCGGCGTCCAGCGCGCTCTCGATGCTCGCCGCTGCGGTGACGTCCATCACGACGCTCTGGGCTCGACCATTCGCGGTTCCGATATCATCGACGGTTTTGGCGAGCGCTTCAGCGCGGCGCGCAGCGACTGTCACCTGCGCACCACGCGTCGCCAGGAACACCGCAAAAAATCGCCCAAGACCGCTCGAGCCACCGGTGACAAGAACATGTTTGCCGTCGAGCGAAAACAGATCACTCATTGCTCACCTCTTGCAAACACGCCGCGCATTATCATCGCACCTTGTTCCAGACCAGGATCGACCGACCCATCGTGCCGTCGAGATAACTCCTGTAGGGCGCGGTTGTGATCGTCAACACGTCTCCCTCCAGCACGAAGTGGCGGATTTGGTGGGTGCCGGTCCATGCCTGGTTCCACGAGGTGTCGATGTGGTGAACCACGACGTTCTCGCCCAACGAGAACGTGCCTGCATAGGCAACCATAGTGCCCAGCAGCTGCACGCCTTCTTCGTCCGTTGGCACCGCGTCACGCGGCGCGACGCGGTCATCGCGCGTGAAGATGGCATACATGCGGCCGTCCGGCGCGTAGCCGATGTAGCCAACTGGAGCGTCGCCGAATTGATTGTGCCGCTGCCCGTCGGACAAGCGCTCACGAACATAGGATCGCAAACTCCACGTTCCGATCACGGCACAATCGACAGGCGGCTTGCCCCGCTTCACAGATGTCAAGACTTCTTCGTCTGTCGCCATGTGAGACTCCTGTTGCTAACGGTCGTGCCGACCAACGCGTGACCGCGTCGCAAGAATCCTCGTTAAATATCGAAGAAAACTGTCTCGCGATCGCCCTGCAGATGGATGTCGAATGTGTAGACGGTGGCGCCGTCCCGCTCTGATCGCGGTGCGATCAGAGTTTTACGGCGTTCGGGTTGCTCGATAATATTCAGTACTGGGTCTTCGGAATTTGCGGCCTCTTCGTCGCAGAAATACATGCGTGTGGCGAGGCCAACGTTGATGCCGCGGGAGGCAAGCCAGAAACTGATGTGCGGCGCCATTATCTTGCGGCCTTTGCGACCTGCCACACTTCCCGGTTTGATGGTGTGGATCGTGTAGAGCCCGGTGACGAAATCCGTCCCAGTCCGCGCCCAGCCACGAAATCTCTGGTCGAGCGCCTTGTCCTGCGTGTCAGACGGATGATTGTAGCGGCCGGCGGCATTGGCCTGCCACGTCTCAACCAGCACGTCCTTGGTCACGTGCCCTGCGCCGTCGAAAATGCGCCCCTCGATAATGATTCGCTCGCCAGCTACGCCGGGACCTGCGATGTCGCCGCTGAAATTATTCTCGAAGATTTCAAAGCCCGCTTGCTTTGGTATGAGACCGATGTGGACATATGGACCGGCCGTCTGCGATGCCGTCTCCGGCAGATAGGACGGAATAAAAGGCGTCGGTGTCATGTCAATTTCCCTGCAGCTTGTTTTCGAACAGGGTTTGGCGGCGTCCGCGCAGCACGATGTCGAACCGGTAAGCGAGGCATTCCAGCGGCCGCGACGCATTGAGGTCGAGTCTGGCAGTCAAACGGTCCGCCGCCGACTTGTCGGGGATTGTTGCGAGGATCGAATCGTGGGGGATGAGCGGGTCGCCCTCGAAATACATCTGTGTGATGAGCCGCTGCGCAAAGCCGGTTCCGAACACAGAAAAATGAATGTGAGCCGGTCGCCAACTGTTGACGCGGTTTCGAAATGGATAAGCGCCGGGTTTGACCGTTCGAAAAAAGTAATAGCCGTGCTCGTCGGTCAACATCCGCCCACAGCCGCCGAAATTGGGGTCGATCGGTGCGATATAGGTGTCGTTGCGGTGGCGATAGCGTCCACCCGCATTCGCCTGCCACACCTCGACGAGCGTGTTGGACACAGGTTGCCCGTTGCCGTCGAGAACGTAGCCGTGGACGATGGTCTGTTCGCCGATGGCTTCGCCGGTCTTCGCATAATTATGGATGAGATCATTGTCGAGCGGACCGAGCTCGTCAGGCGTAAATATTGGACCGGTCACTTCCGACAGCGAGTTCTGCAGCGACCACAATGGGATGCGAGGCGAGCGTAGCACGCTTGTCTTGTAGACGGGCGTATGCGCCGGCGGATGGAGATCGCGGTCGCGTTGGTGAAATTCGGCTTCAGTTGTCATGCTTTCGTACCTTGCATGCGCGTAGCCGAGACGGTCGGGAGGTCGTCGCTTTTGTCGATCGGGATCGAACACTGCAGTGTTTGTCATGCGACATGGCCCATTTCACTAGTGCAGTCATCATCAGCATGTCATCGCCCACGCGATCTCATACCCGGGCCAGCCGCGCTCCTGCCATGGTTGCCGCCCGCATGCGGTCGTAGTCACCCTTGTCGACGGGAACAGCGCTTGGTTGACCGAGATCCTTGATTTGGATTCGATAAGTCTCCCGGGCACTCCAGGCCGCAACCGCCGCCATGATTGTAATAGCAAAGGTTATCGCGCCGATCGTAAGAGGGATGTTAGTCGAGCCGGGCGGCGCCACGGTTGCGAAAAGCGCCGGGAGCAGGGCCGTGATCGTTGTGCCGACATTCTGCGAGATGGCCATCGCCGAGACGCGGGTGCGGGTCTGGAAGAGTTCGGGGTAAAAGCTCGGGTAAATGGCGTTGTAGCCTTGGTAGACGACGCCCCACATGAGCAGCGACACGATAATCGCCAAGGGTACGCTATGGGTGCTGATGGCGTAAAGGTAGCAGAACGCGAGCAGTCCTGAACTGAGCGCACCGACGATGATCGGAGGTCTGCGGCCGATCTTGTCCGACAGGTTGCCGACAAAGGGAATGACGAGCACCGCCAGGATATTGCCCAGTACTGGAATCCAAAGGTAAATGTCTTTTTCGAAGCCGATCCCGTAGGCTGCCTGGACCGCGTAGGCCGCACCGAATATCGTGGCGACCACCGGAATGACGTTCATCAGGGACATGCAGACGACCCGCAACATGTCCCTCCAGCTAAGCATGAAAGCCTGGATAATCGGTGCCTTTGGCAGCTCGCCGTGCTCACTCTCTTCCTCGAATGCCGGAGTTTCGTCGACCTTGCGGCGAATGATGTAGCCCGCAATGATAACGAAGAAGCTGAGCAGGAAGGGAATTCTCCAGCCCCAGGTGGTGAACGTTTCTTCCGGCATGTAATGGGCAAGCGGCAAAAAAACCGCCGCGGCGAGGATTTGCCCGGCCTGCACGCCTTGGAGGGCAAAGCTCGCGTAGAAGCCACGCCGGCCAAACGGAGCATGCTCGAGAATCATCGAACTAGCACCGGATATCTCGCCGGCGACGGCGAAGCCTTGTATGAGCCTCAATACAACGAGAAGCACCGGAGCGAGTACGCCGACCTGCTGATATGTCGGCAGAAGCCCGACGGCCATCGTGGAAAAACCCATGAGGAACATACATACAATCAGCACGGTTTTTCGACCATGCGTGTCGCCCCAGTGCCCAAGAACAACCGCGCCAATGGGTCGAGCAACGTAGCCGACGCCATAGGTGGCGAGTGACGCGACGATGGCGGTCGTGGGATTGTCCGATGGAAAGAAGATCTGCGGAAAAACCAGGGACGCCGCCGTGGCGTAGATGAAAAAGTCGTAGTATTCCAGCGCCGAGCCAATCCAGCCGCTGGCAGCAGCCTTGTTGGACTGACTCTCTGCGTGAGGCTCGTCATATGTGGCGTTTGCCATCTCCGTCCCCTGCGAAATTGCTTTGATTGCGTCTCGTTGACGGGCCTCTTCGGTCTGTGCTGATCGCTTTTTGTGGTGCGTCCCTCGTTCTAGATTCCTGTTCCAGAATTGAGGACATGATTCCGCCATCGACCTGAATTGCAGCGCCCGTTGTGGAGGGGCGCTCACCCGCGGCGATGTCGCAACCTCGCGCCCGATATCCTCGGGATTGTCCCAGCGGTTGACAGGAGTAAAGCCCTCCTCAAGCTGCTTGTCGAAACACGACCGTGCTCATTCGAACCGGCAATCACATGGCTTGAAATTAGTCTACCTACCGGTAAGTTATCAGAGGTACTCAAAACGGCAAGGTGCTTTTTATCGAGAGCGATCCGCGTTAATCAGATATGGTCAGCCGCAGGGAACCTCGGAAAGGCAGTGATGGCACGCTTGGATGTGGAATGTGAGAAAGAAAATTGAACTCCACGAATCAAGATCCCGGGGGGATGGGAAGCACGTGCGGCGGAACATCATCGACGCGGCACACGCTTTGTTTGCTGAGAAGGGATATAGCGGCGCCAAGGTCGAAGAGATCGTCGTCAGGGCTCGCACGACAAAGCCGATGATCTACTATTACTTCGGCAGTAAAGAGCGCCTGTTTGCAGCAGTTTTGGAAGATGTGTATGCCGGGATGCGCATGATCGAGCAGTCCCTGCAGCTCGCCGAACTTCCGGCCCTGGAGGCAATGCGCAAGGTCATCGAGGTCACATTCGACTATCACGCAAAGAACCCGGAATGGGTGAGATTGGTTTCTATTGCTAATATTCACTACGCAAAACACATACTTACGTCGAATACTATTGCCTCAAAAAATTCCGCGATAGTCGATCTGATGAAGAACTTGCTCAAGCGGGGTGTAAAGGAAGGTGTATTTCGAAAGAGCGGAGATCCTCTACACGTACACCTGTTGATAATATCTCTTTGTTCCTACAGGGTTTCCAACCGTCATACATGGCGGGTCATTTTCAAGCGCGACCTTGAAGCCGCGAAGGAGATCAAACTGCAAAAGAGAATGGCGGTTGACGCGGTACTTGCTTATTTGCGCGAGTAGAAGTTAGCGCCAAGTTCCCACCCGCGTCGAGCCAACTGGGAGGTGAGCAAAATAGCACAGTTGGGGAGCCCACATGGTCGGATATCCCGTTGTGGACGGCGCAACGCAGTCGGGGATCGTCGGCCATCCAATCGCCTGGGTCCGGGCACCCCGACGTATGAACGTCGCAAAGGCTACCAAATAGCGGCATCGATGCCTGGCGGCCGAAGCTATCAGAGAAAATCCCTGTGCCTGTCGTAAATTAAATCCGGGGATATTGGTGATGCAGTCCGCCCAGGGTTGGGTGACAAAGAATGTGCCCGGCGCGATCGACGGCGCGCGAGATCGGTGCATCTTTCTCCAGGGATAGATGCGTGCGGGCCCCATTGTAATATGTCATGTACGACAGCAGTAGGTGACGGAGGTAGCGCTCGCTGAACACAACAACGTGGTCAAGGCATTCCCTGCGGATCGAGCCGATCAGCCTTTCAGCATATCCATTTTGCCAAGGAGAGCGCGGCGACCCATTGATCGAAGCGTGCGGATAAGCTTGCGGATCTCAGGCGCTACAGTTGGTCGGCCACCACGGCGCCGCGACTTCCACCGCCAGTACGATCTGAACCCGGCGCGGTGCCATTTAATCACGGTCTCCGGCTTCACGATCGCCAAGGCGCCGAGCACCTTCGGAGCCAAACGATACAAGCCGGCGAATATCAGGCGGTCCAGAATCCCGAACGTCGGCCGTTTCGGCGATTTCCGCCGCAACACGTTAAGCTGATGACGCAAAATCGTGTTTTCAGCCTCAAGCGAGACCCGCGACCGGAACGCTCCGACCAACGCCAACCAAATTAGGCTACAGACCTCTGGCATAAGGCAGGAGCATCGCCCGATTCGATATCAGTTGCCAGCAAGATTGAGTTTCCGACAGGGACAACCTGCGCTGCAGCCTTTCTAGCGTCTATCTGATCCTATGTGAGGCTATGCCCTGGCCGGAATCACTTTCTTTCCCGGTACTCACGTGGTTACTCACACGATTTTTGGTCCCCGGGGTCAGGGTGGGTTCGGTTCTCTTTTCTTGCCGATCCAACACAAGATACTGAAAAAAATTGCGCCCGGTCCTTCCAATCTGATCCGGCAGGCATCGGCATTACATCATTTAACGTGATGCGGAAGTGGTTGCAGGTCAAATCGGTAGAGGGTCTGGGGCAAACCCATCGATCACGAAGAACGTCGAGCCCGCCCGGCCGGATCGCCACTGCCAGACCGCCCCCTCTGGAACGAAAACCAAGCTGCCGGCGCGCGCTTCGAAGGCGCGCTGATCCGCCTGCCCCTCGACCGCGCCCTTGAGGACGTAAAGCACGCGCTCTTGGTTCTCCAGTTGCCTCGCGCGCCCATGGGCGCCGCCAACCGCAACGACGCGGTGGATCGCAAGGTGCTGCGCGCCTGCGGTCGCGGTGTCCACAATGGTCTCAACCCGCGCGCCCTCGGTGCCTTCCCAACAGACGGGTACCGGCGCGACAGCAGTCGTTACCGGTGGCCGAGGCTCCGGCTGCGGATGCACCGGGTTGTGCACGACGACGGCCCGCGGATTCTCCTGGTAAGGTGGCGCGTAGACGACGAGCACCTGCGCCGGTTCTTCGCTGGTGACTGTGAAGGAGTGGAACACGCCCTTCGGGCTAAAGCCCCAGTCGCCTGCACTGATGTGCCGCTCTTGCCCGTATACCTCGCTGACCCCGGCGCCGCGCAGCAGATAGGAGGCCTGTTCGAGGGACGGATGGGCGTGCCGTTGCGCGCCGTGTCCCTTGGAGATGGTCCCGATCAGCACTTCCAGGCGCCGCGCGCCAACAGTGTCGCGGCCGATAATACGACGATTCGAAGTACCCGTGTGATTGGCCGGTTGATAGGGGGCGACCTGATCGGGGTAGACGACGTGAGGCGAGGTGTTCATTGGCCTGTTCCTTGGGTGGGTCCATTGACGGGGCGAACGAGAGACAGGAGGGCAACCGGAATGCGGACCGGCATTGCCAGGAGAATCTGCGCCATGCCCTTGCCCAGCGCATCGTTGCGCAGGGACTTCATGCCGCCGCCGCCGAGCGCCTGCTCGCAAACGAAATTGAAGGCGTGGATGCCTGGCACTTCGTAGCGCGTGACGGGGCCGCGGACCAGATGCGCCAGGTGCTGTGCGACGCGCTCGGGCGTGAGCTGGCCGCGAAGGACCGGCAGCAACTGGAGATGCCGCGCGATGATGCCGATGTTCGAGTTATCGCCCTTGTCGCCGCTGCGGCCCCAAGCCACGCGGATCAGTGGAAGCTCGACCGCGTCCATGCCGGATTCGGCGACGTCCGAGGGCGCATCGGACGCCCGCGGTGCCTCCACGCCCTGCGCCGTGCCCGCGGGCACGCGAACATTCAGAGTGCGGCCGTCGATGAGAACCCGCGGCTGCAACCGGGATTTGTCGAGCAGGAACGCGTATTGACGGATGGACGGCGAAGCGGAAGCACGGCCGCCCCCGCCCGTCGTGCCGGGCGCCCAGGACGTTCCCGCCGGGGCCACCTCGCGGGCCAGCAGTTCGAGTGCCGCCTTGTCGCGGTGCGTCGCGGTGAGCCGTAGCACCGCTTCGCGCGTTCCGCCCGCGCGCGCATGGGGTCCGTAGCAGGATTCCGCGCCAAGCATCTCGATCATCGTCTCGGTGTAGGGCGGAAGTCCGCGCGCGCTTAGCAACTCGCTGGTGCGCTCGAGAATCGCCTCGCCGGTCCGCCGGGCCTTGGCGTCGGCATCGAAGCCGACGATGGTCAGTTGCGCGGAGAGCTTAAATCCGTCCACGTACGTGGCGCAGACCTTGTACGTCGAGGTTGGCGCGCGACCGCGGGCGCCACTCACGCTGACACGGTCCGGCCCTTCGGCGTTCAGCGTCACGCCAGTGAAGTCGCAGGTTACATCCGGCAGCAGGTAGGCGGAGGGATCGCCGATCTCATACAGTATCTGCTCCGCCAGCACTGCCGGTGTCACGAGGCCACCGGTTCCCGCCGGCTTCGTGACAGTGAAGTCGCCGTCGAAGGTGCATTCAACGATCGGGTAGCCGATGTGCGCCCAGTCAGGCACGCAATCCCAGTCGGTGAAGAGACCCCCGGTGGCCTGACAGCCGCATTCGATGATGTGGCCAGCAAGACTGCCCGCCGCGAGTCGATCGTGGTCGTCGACGGACCAGCCGAACTCGTGCATCAACACGCCCAATGTCACGGCAGAGTCGACGCACCGACCGGTGATCACCACGTTGGCCCCCTCATCCAGTGCCGCCTTGACCGGCAAGGCACCGAGGTACGCATTCGCCGTGACGACGCGCTCGGGGAGTGGCACGCCGCTTTGCAGCTCGCGCACGGGCTCGTTCGCCTCTCGCAGCTGCGGGATGAGTGGCATGACGTCGTCACCGGTGACCACCGCGATCTTCACGTTCACCCCCAGTTCCTCGGCTAGGGTCTGAAGTGCCGCCGCGCAGGCCTGCGGGTTGACGCCGCCGGCATTGCTGACCACGCGGATCCCACGCTGGACGACGTCTTTCAGGACGGCGCGCATGGCCACGGTCACGAAGTCGGTCGCGTAGCCGAGCGCGGCGTTCTTCTGCCGCGCCGCGGCCAAGATCGACATGGTCAGCTCGGCCAGATAGTCGAAGACCAGATAGTCGATTTGCCCGCTGGCAACGAGCTGCGGCGCACCGACGCTACTGTCGCCCCAGAATCCCGAGGCTCCACCAATGCGGACGGTCCGTTGTTGCGGCGATAGGTTCACTTCCATCTCCTCGTCAATTGCTCGTGCGTCATCAGCGTCCGGTCCAGTTCGGCGCCCGCTTTTCGCGGAATGCGAGCTGCCCCTCCGCAGCGTCTTCCGTCAAAGCAAACAATGCGATTTGGCTCTCGGTGAAGCGCATCGACTCTTCGAACGACATCGCT is part of the Bradyrhizobium erythrophlei genome and encodes:
- the pcaH gene encoding protocatechuate 3,4-dioxygenase subunit beta, whose product is MTTEAEFHQRDRDLHPPAHTPVYKTSVLRSPRIPLWSLQNSLSEVTGPIFTPDELGPLDNDLIHNYAKTGEAIGEQTIVHGYVLDGNGQPVSNTLVEVWQANAGGRYRHRNDTYIAPIDPNFGGCGRMLTDEHGYYFFRTVKPGAYPFRNRVNSWRPAHIHFSVFGTGFAQRLITQMYFEGDPLIPHDSILATIPDKSAADRLTARLDLNASRPLECLAYRFDIVLRGRRQTLFENKLQGN
- a CDS encoding cupin domain-containing protein; protein product: MNTSPHVVYPDQVAPYQPANHTGTSNRRIIGRDTVGARRLEVLIGTISKGHGAQRHAHPSLEQASYLLRGAGVSEVYGQERHISAGDWGFSPKGVFHSFTVTSEEPAQVLVVYAPPYQENPRAVVVHNPVHPQPEPRPPVTTAVAPVPVCWEGTEGARVETIVDTATAGAQHLAIHRVVAVGGAHGRARQLENQERVLYVLKGAVEGQADQRAFEARAGSLVFVPEGAVWQWRSGRAGSTFFVIDGFAPDPLPI
- a CDS encoding integrase core domain-containing protein produces the protein MNGSPRSPWQNGYAERLIGSIRRECLDHVVVFSERYLRHLLLSYMTYYNGARTHLSLEKDAPISRAVDRAGHILCHPTLGGLHHQYPRI
- a CDS encoding TetR/AcrR family transcriptional regulator translates to MRKKIELHESRSRGDGKHVRRNIIDAAHALFAEKGYSGAKVEEIVVRARTTKPMIYYYFGSKERLFAAVLEDVYAGMRMIEQSLQLAELPALEAMRKVIEVTFDYHAKNPEWVRLVSIANIHYAKHILTSNTIASKNSAIVDLMKNLLKRGVKEGVFRKSGDPLHVHLLIISLCSYRVSNRHTWRVIFKRDLEAAKEIKLQKRMAVDAVLAYLRE
- the pcaG gene encoding protocatechuate 3,4-dioxygenase subunit alpha; the encoded protein is MTPTPFIPSYLPETASQTAGPYVHIGLIPKQAGFEIFENNFSGDIAGPGVAGERIIIEGRIFDGAGHVTKDVLVETWQANAAGRYNHPSDTQDKALDQRFRGWARTGTDFVTGLYTIHTIKPGSVAGRKGRKIMAPHISFWLASRGINVGLATRMYFCDEEAANSEDPVLNIIEQPERRKTLIAPRSERDGATVYTFDIHLQGDRETVFFDI
- a CDS encoding MFS transporter, which codes for MANATYDEPHAESQSNKAAASGWIGSALEYYDFFIYATAASLVFPQIFFPSDNPTTAIVASLATYGVGYVARPIGAVVLGHWGDTHGRKTVLIVCMFLMGFSTMAVGLLPTYQQVGVLAPVLLVVLRLIQGFAVAGEISGASSMILEHAPFGRRGFYASFALQGVQAGQILAAAVFLPLAHYMPEETFTTWGWRIPFLLSFFVIIAGYIIRRKVDETPAFEEESEHGELPKAPIIQAFMLSWRDMLRVVCMSLMNVIPVVATIFGAAYAVQAAYGIGFEKDIYLWIPVLGNILAVLVIPFVGNLSDKIGRRPPIIVGALSSGLLAFCYLYAISTHSVPLAIIVSLLMWGVVYQGYNAIYPSFYPELFQTRTRVSAMAISQNVGTTITALLPALFATVAPPGSTNIPLTIGAITFAITIMAAVAAWSARETYRIQIKDLGQPSAVPVDKGDYDRMRAATMAGARLARV